One Tolypothrix bouteillei VB521301 DNA window includes the following coding sequences:
- a CDS encoding RHS repeat domain-containing protein: protein MTYQTADYTETPQYNGNIASLSWRAPLGTYRDIQGYHFTYDAANRLKSAPFWERTSGSPTMTDKYSESNINYNLNGNITQYYRRGLTTGTTYALIDQMVYYYDANNPDRLNRVLDLANATNRPYGFKPKGSGSFYYGYDNAGNLTSDEHKDMTVAYNALNLPDVFTFTNVTPNNKIEIVYNAAGEKLEKQVYTGATLSTHKRYVMGIEYTGANLEAIYHAEGRIVAIGGGVFQYEYTLKDHLGNSRVSFAANGTAIQLLQENHYYPFGMEMKGAWIAQSGTENGYQYNGKELNEDWGLNWSDYGARWYDASIGNYRSVVFRSWIGNYRNSAATSRIFCVLVYCSVFLCLLIDRQLTHLYTAINNDWQCIACLIEFIISCFN, encoded by the coding sequence ATGACCTACCAAACTGCCGACTATACCGAAACCCCACAGTACAATGGCAACATTGCCAGCTTGAGTTGGCGCGCCCCACTGGGTACTTATCGCGACATCCAGGGTTACCACTTTACCTATGATGCCGCCAATCGACTCAAAAGTGCTCCTTTCTGGGAACGTACTTCTGGCTCCCCAACGATGACCGACAAATACTCCGAGTCGAATATCAACTACAACCTGAATGGCAACATCACCCAGTACTACCGCCGGGGTCTAACCACGGGCACCACCTATGCCTTGATTGATCAAATGGTGTACTACTACGATGCCAACAATCCTGATCGCCTCAATCGGGTACTTGACTTGGCCAACGCCACCAACCGCCCTTACGGCTTCAAACCCAAGGGATCGGGTAGCTTCTACTACGGCTACGACAATGCAGGCAACCTCACCTCGGATGAGCACAAGGATATGACCGTGGCCTACAATGCACTCAACCTCCCCGACGTTTTTACTTTTACAAACGTCACACCCAACAACAAAATCGAAATCGTGTACAACGCCGCAGGTGAAAAACTGGAAAAACAGGTGTATACCGGAGCCACATTATCCACGCACAAGCGCTACGTGATGGGGATTGAGTACACGGGAGCGAATCTGGAGGCGATTTACCATGCCGAAGGGCGGATAGTAGCCATTGGAGGTGGGGTGTTCCAGTACGAATACACCCTCAAGGATCATTTGGGCAATAGCCGAGTAAGTTTTGCGGCCAATGGGACGGCGATACAACTGCTGCAAGAGAATCATTATTATCCCTTTGGGATGGAAATGAAGGGAGCTTGGATTGCACAATCGGGCACGGAGAATGGTTATCAATACAATGGAAAGGAATTGAATGAGGATTGGGGACTGAATTGGAGTGATTATGGGGCAAGGTGGTATGATGCGAGTATTGGAAACTACAGGAGTGTTGTTTTCAGGAGTTGGATTGGAAACTACAGGAATAGTGCTGCTACCAGTAGGATATTTTGTGTATTGGTATACTGTAGTGTTTTTTTGTGCCTCCTTATCGATCGGCAGTTGACTCATTTGTACACTGCTATCAATAATGACTGGCAATGCATCGCTTGTCTCATTGAATTTATTATTTCCTGCTTTAACTGA
- a CDS encoding bifunctional acetate--CoA ligase family protein/GNAT family N-acetyltransferase — translation MQQLTERTPDRAYDILRSEYRPLDAIFTPKAIAVIGATERPGSVGRTVLWNLISNSFGGTVYPVNPQRRNVLGIKAYPNIAEVPEQVDLAVIATPAPTVPGIISQCVGAGVKGAIVLSAGFKETGAAGFELEQQVLEQVRQGKMRLIGPNCLGVMNPITGLNATFANGMARPGTVGFISQSGALCTSILDWSRRENVGFSAFVSIGSMLDVDWGDLIYYLGDDPQTQSIVIYMESIGNARSFLSAAREVALTKPIIVIKAGRTEAAAQAAASHTGALAGSDAVLDAAFRRCGVLRVNSIADLFDMAEVLAKQPRPKGPRLTIITNAGGPGVLATDALIGSGGELADLSPDTHSALEKILPPHGSHSNPIDILGDADPERYIQSLEIAAGDRNSDGLLVILTPQAMTDPSQTAKKFQASVATLQTTSLRGKPILASWMGGTDVAEGESILNQAGIPTYNYPDAAARAFSYMWKYSYNLRGIYETPVLPCAFGEGVLNRTQVEQIIQNAQQENRALLTEFESKQVLAAYGIPTVQTCISTSEEQAVACAEAIGYPVVVKLLSKTITHKTDVGGVKLNLTDADEVRSAYRSIQSSVGKWAESRRQSDTPPSPSPLFEGVTVQPMVKLDGYELIVGSSIDPQFGPVLVFGTGGQLVEVFSDRAIALPPLNSTLARRMMEQTRIYKALQGVRGREAVDMGALEQLLVRFSQLVVEQPWIKEIDINPLLAKPVAGNENSPHPSLIALDARIVLHDADTDLEQLPKLAIKPYPTQYVAPWTLADSTPVTIRPIQPEDEPLLVKFHKTLSEESVYFRYFHMIKLKSRVAHERLTRMCFIDYDREMALVADYINPQTGEHQILAVGRLSKLHGKNEAEFAMLVSDPYQCRGLGTELVRQLIQVGRDEKLERISAEILAENYGMQRVCEKLGFHIYRSSEASVVKAEICI, via the coding sequence ATGCAACAGTTAACGGAACGCACGCCAGACCGAGCATACGACATTCTCCGCTCGGAATACCGCCCTCTGGATGCTATTTTTACACCCAAAGCGATCGCAGTCATTGGAGCAACAGAAAGACCGGGGAGTGTTGGACGTACCGTACTTTGGAATCTCATCAGTAATTCTTTTGGCGGTACGGTATACCCCGTCAATCCGCAACGCCGTAATGTTTTGGGAATTAAAGCATATCCCAACATTGCGGAAGTCCCAGAACAAGTAGATTTAGCTGTGATTGCGACACCAGCTCCTACGGTTCCGGGAATCATCAGTCAATGTGTTGGTGCGGGAGTCAAGGGCGCAATCGTTTTATCAGCCGGTTTTAAGGAAACAGGAGCGGCTGGCTTTGAATTGGAACAGCAAGTTCTCGAACAAGTCCGCCAGGGTAAAATGCGACTGATCGGACCTAACTGTCTGGGTGTTATGAATCCCATTACGGGTTTAAATGCTACCTTTGCTAATGGCATGGCTCGACCCGGTACGGTTGGTTTTATCAGTCAAAGTGGAGCACTTTGTACTTCTATTTTGGATTGGAGCAGACGTGAAAATGTAGGTTTTAGTGCTTTTGTCTCCATTGGCTCCATGCTGGATGTAGATTGGGGCGATCTGATTTACTATCTCGGTGATGACCCGCAAACACAAAGCATAGTGATTTACATGGAATCTATTGGGAACGCCCGTTCGTTCCTTTCAGCAGCACGGGAAGTCGCCCTTACAAAACCAATTATTGTGATTAAAGCAGGTCGTACTGAAGCCGCCGCACAAGCAGCCGCTTCTCATACAGGGGCTTTAGCTGGTAGTGATGCTGTTCTAGATGCTGCGTTTCGTCGTTGTGGCGTACTGCGAGTGAATAGTATCGCCGACTTGTTTGATATGGCAGAGGTGCTCGCAAAGCAGCCCCGTCCAAAAGGACCGCGCCTCACAATTATTACCAATGCTGGAGGACCGGGTGTTCTAGCAACTGATGCTCTTATTGGTAGTGGTGGAGAATTGGCAGATTTATCTCCCGATACGCACTCAGCTTTAGAAAAGATCTTGCCACCACATGGCAGTCACAGCAATCCTATCGATATTTTGGGTGATGCCGATCCAGAACGGTATATTCAATCACTGGAAATTGCTGCGGGCGATCGCAACAGTGATGGATTGTTAGTCATACTCACGCCTCAGGCTATGACCGACCCAAGCCAAACAGCCAAAAAGTTTCAAGCTTCTGTAGCGACTTTACAAACAACATCCCTGCGCGGTAAGCCCATTCTTGCCAGTTGGATGGGTGGAACCGATGTAGCAGAAGGTGAAAGTATTCTCAATCAAGCAGGTATTCCCACTTATAATTATCCTGATGCGGCAGCTCGAGCATTTAGCTATATGTGGAAGTATAGCTATAACTTAAGAGGTATTTACGAAACGCCAGTTTTACCGTGTGCTTTTGGGGAAGGTGTGCTCAACCGCACTCAAGTTGAACAAATTATTCAAAACGCCCAACAGGAAAACCGAGCTCTTCTCACCGAGTTTGAATCAAAACAGGTGCTAGCAGCTTACGGCATTCCTACAGTACAAACGTGTATTTCTACAAGTGAAGAGCAAGCAGTTGCTTGTGCAGAAGCGATTGGTTACCCTGTAGTTGTTAAATTACTTTCCAAAACCATTACTCACAAGACTGATGTTGGTGGCGTGAAGTTAAATCTTACCGACGCTGACGAAGTTCGGAGTGCTTACCGTTCCATTCAATCTTCTGTTGGTAAATGGGCAGAAAGCAGAAGACAATCAGACACACCCCCCTCCCCCTCTCCTCTCTTTGAAGGAGTCACCGTACAACCCATGGTCAAACTTGATGGCTATGAGTTAATTGTTGGTAGCAGTATAGATCCGCAGTTTGGTCCGGTGTTAGTGTTTGGTACGGGTGGTCAACTTGTAGAGGTATTTAGCGATCGCGCGATCGCTCTTCCACCACTCAACAGTACGTTAGCACGCCGGATGATGGAGCAAACCCGAATTTACAAAGCACTCCAAGGAGTTCGGGGGCGGGAAGCAGTCGATATGGGAGCATTAGAGCAACTGCTAGTGAGATTTAGTCAACTTGTCGTCGAGCAACCGTGGATTAAAGAAATTGATATTAATCCCTTATTGGCAAAACCCGTAGCAGGAAATGAAAATTCCCCACACCCTTCTCTGATTGCTTTAGATGCTCGTATTGTTTTACACGATGCAGATACGGATCTAGAGCAACTACCAAAGCTTGCTATTAAACCTTATCCAACCCAATATGTGGCTCCTTGGACATTAGCAGATAGTACTCCAGTCACCATTCGCCCCATCCAGCCAGAAGATGAACCTTTGTTAGTAAAATTTCACAAAACTTTATCTGAAGAAAGCGTTTATTTTCGCTATTTCCACATGATTAAGTTGAAATCTAGAGTGGCTCACGAACGGCTCACGCGGATGTGTTTCATTGATTACGATCGCGAAATGGCACTTGTTGCCGATTATATCAATCCCCAAACTGGAGAACATCAGATTTTAGCAGTTGGGCGGTTGAGCAAATTGCACGGCAAAAATGAAGCAGAATTTGCCATGCTTGTGAGTGACCCATATCAGTGTCGCGGATTGGGAACGGAGTTAGTTCGACAACTCATACAAGTTGGTCGCGATGAAAAGTTAGAGCGAATTTCTGCCGAAATTTTGGCAGAAAACTACGGTATGCAAAGAGTTTGTGAAAAACTTGGTTTCCATATCTATCGCAGTTCTGAAGCTTCTGTAGTGAAAGCAGAAATTTGTATTTAA
- a CDS encoding PEP-CTERM sorting domain-containing protein, giving the protein PAPENNTPVVSNPAPENNTPVVSNPAPENNTPVVSNPAPENNTPVVSNPAPEDNTPVVSNPAPEDNTPVVSNPAPENNTPVASNPTPEDNTPVASNSPTADSGIPHASKTTQVPEPGTMAALALFGLGGLFAKKKIK; this is encoded by the coding sequence TCCTGCTCCTGAAAACAACACTCCTGTAGTTTCCAATCCTGCTCCTGAAAACAACACTCCTGTAGTTTCCAATCCTGCTCCTGAAAACAACACTCCTGTAGTTTCCAATCCTGCTCCTGAAAACAACACTCCTGTAGTTTCCAATCCTGCTCCTGAAGACAACACTCCTGTAGTTTCCAATCCTGCTCCTGAAGACAACACTCCTGTAGTTTCCAATCCTGCTCCTGAAAACAACACTCCTGTAGCTTCCAATCCAACCCCTGAAGACAATACTCCTGTAGCTTCCAATTCACCCACTGCTGATAGTGGCATCCCGCACGCTTCCAAGACAACTCAAGTTCCCGAACCAGGTACTATGGCAGCACTTGCTCTGTTTGGTTTAGGCGGCTTGTTTGCGAAGAAAAAAATCAAGTAG
- the adhE gene encoding bifunctional acetaldehyde-CoA/alcohol dehydrogenase: MRVTNLEELEQLIQRVKAAQEVFATYTQQQIDQIFKKAAQAANAQRIPLAKMAVAETGMGIVEDKVIKNHFASEYIYNKYKQERTCGVIEDDKSFGIQKIAEPVGIVAGIVPVTNPTSTTIFKALISLKTRNAIIFSPHPRAPRCTIEAAKIILEAAVAAGAPEDIIGWIDEPTVELSKALMQHPEVKLILATGGPAMVKAAYSSGHPSLGVGAGNTPAVIDSSADIQTAVSSITISKTFDNGMICASEQSVIVVDSVYEQVKQEFIRRGAYVLTGEEKEKLGNLVLKEGRLNAAIVGQSVESLANLAGIDLKRVAIANHGEQVYCPLPTSYKVLIAEVEDIGSHEPFAHEKLSPILAMYRARNYHEAVQKAQKLVAFGGPGHTAVLYTDPANLDDIVYFENTLKTARLLINTPSSQGAIGDLYNFKLDPSLTLGCGTWGGNTVSDNVAPHHLLNIKTVSERRENMLWFRVPPKIYFKYGCLPVALRELADKKRAFIVTDKPLFNLGILEKVTKVLDQIGVSYDIFHDVEPDPTLSNVERGLALLRNYQPDVIIAVGGGSPMDAAKVMWLMYEHPEVEFEGLAMRFMDIRKRVYELPALGQKATMVAIPTTSGTGSEVTPFAVVTDDRVGVKYPLADYALTPNMAIVDPELVLSMPKQLTAYGGLDALTHALESYVSVLATEFTEGLALEAIGLLFKYLPRSYKNGAKDPEAKEKVHYAATIAGMAFANAFLGVCHSMAHKLGSTFHVPHGLANALLISHTIRYNATDIPFKQAIFPQYKYPHAKERYAEIADYLKLGGNTLEEKVEKLVEAVENLKREVEVPSTIKETLNETEQEFYAKVEEMAERAFDDQCTGANPRYPLIDDLKELYILAYLGCKKSAAPFHEESIATPTTELATN; this comes from the coding sequence ATGAGAGTTACAAATCTCGAAGAACTAGAACAACTTATCCAACGCGTTAAAGCAGCTCAAGAAGTCTTTGCCACCTACACTCAACAGCAAATAGACCAAATTTTCAAAAAAGCGGCTCAAGCTGCGAACGCCCAACGCATACCCCTAGCAAAAATGGCGGTTGCGGAAACAGGCATGGGCATTGTAGAAGACAAAGTTATTAAAAACCACTTTGCATCTGAATATATTTATAACAAGTACAAGCAAGAACGTACTTGTGGCGTTATTGAAGACGATAAATCTTTTGGTATTCAAAAAATTGCGGAACCAGTAGGGATCGTAGCTGGAATTGTTCCTGTCACCAACCCAACATCAACCACTATCTTCAAAGCTCTAATTTCTCTCAAAACACGCAACGCCATTATCTTTTCTCCTCACCCCCGTGCGCCTCGTTGCACTATAGAAGCGGCAAAAATAATTCTAGAGGCGGCTGTGGCTGCAGGTGCGCCTGAAGATATCATTGGTTGGATTGATGAACCGACGGTGGAACTCTCGAAAGCATTAATGCAACACCCTGAAGTGAAGCTGATTTTGGCAACGGGTGGACCCGCTATGGTGAAAGCAGCTTATTCATCGGGACATCCATCATTGGGTGTAGGTGCTGGAAACACTCCAGCTGTCATTGATAGTTCTGCAGATATTCAAACGGCAGTTAGCTCGATTACGATCAGTAAAACCTTTGATAATGGGATGATTTGCGCTTCCGAGCAGTCTGTCATCGTTGTGGATTCAGTATACGAGCAAGTTAAACAAGAATTTATCCGTCGTGGTGCTTATGTTTTGACAGGGGAAGAAAAAGAAAAATTAGGCAATTTAGTGCTTAAAGAGGGTCGTTTGAATGCAGCGATTGTCGGACAATCGGTAGAGTCTCTTGCAAATTTGGCAGGAATTGACCTAAAACGGGTTGCGATCGCAAATCATGGCGAACAAGTCTATTGTCCACTACCCACCAGTTACAAAGTTTTAATTGCTGAAGTAGAAGACATTGGGAGTCACGAACCTTTTGCTCATGAGAAGCTATCGCCAATACTTGCAATGTATCGAGCCAGAAACTACCACGAAGCAGTTCAAAAAGCTCAAAAGTTGGTGGCTTTTGGCGGTCCCGGACACACTGCAGTCCTTTATACAGACCCGGCGAATCTAGATGATATTGTTTACTTTGAGAACACTCTTAAGACAGCACGACTGCTCATCAATACTCCTTCTTCTCAAGGTGCGATCGGCGACCTCTACAACTTTAAACTCGATCCTTCGTTAACTTTAGGTTGTGGGACTTGGGGCGGGAATACAGTTTCAGATAACGTAGCTCCTCACCACTTACTAAATATTAAAACGGTGTCAGAACGACGGGAAAATATGCTCTGGTTCCGCGTACCACCCAAAATCTACTTTAAGTACGGCTGTTTACCTGTAGCATTGCGCGAGCTAGCTGATAAAAAACGAGCTTTTATCGTCACTGACAAACCGTTATTTAATTTAGGCATCTTAGAGAAGGTAACTAAAGTTCTAGATCAAATCGGAGTTAGTTACGATATCTTCCACGATGTTGAACCCGATCCTACACTCTCCAATGTCGAGCGGGGGCTTGCTTTACTTAGAAACTATCAACCAGATGTGATTATAGCTGTTGGTGGTGGTTCGCCCATGGATGCTGCTAAAGTCATGTGGTTGATGTACGAACATCCAGAAGTTGAATTTGAAGGGTTGGCGATGCGGTTTATGGATATCCGCAAGCGAGTTTACGAACTCCCCGCACTGGGTCAAAAAGCAACAATGGTAGCGATCCCCACGACTTCTGGAACGGGTTCGGAAGTGACACCCTTTGCAGTGGTTACAGATGACCGTGTGGGAGTGAAGTATCCTCTTGCTGATTATGCCTTGACTCCAAACATGGCAATTGTCGATCCTGAGTTAGTGCTGAGCATGCCCAAGCAACTCACAGCTTACGGTGGTTTGGATGCTCTCACCCACGCTCTCGAATCTTATGTATCGGTTTTAGCAACGGAATTTACAGAAGGGTTGGCGCTTGAGGCTATTGGGCTACTGTTTAAGTATTTGCCACGTTCTTATAAGAACGGTGCTAAAGACCCAGAGGCAAAAGAGAAAGTCCACTATGCAGCTACAATTGCTGGAATGGCATTTGCAAATGCGTTTTTGGGAGTTTGTCATTCCATGGCTCATAAGTTGGGATCGACTTTCCACGTTCCTCACGGTTTGGCAAATGCACTGCTGATTTCTCACACGATCCGCTACAACGCTACAGATATACCCTTTAAGCAAGCTATCTTCCCACAATATAAATATCCTCATGCCAAAGAACGGTACGCAGAGATTGCCGATTATCTAAAATTGGGTGGCAATACTCTTGAGGAAAAAGTGGAGAAACTTGTTGAAGCCGTGGAAAACTTGAAGCGGGAAGTTGAAGTTCCCAGCACGATTAAAGAAACTCTTAACGAGACCGAACAAGAGTTTTATGCCAAAGTTGAGGAAATGGCGGAACGTGCGTTTGATGACCAATGCACCGGAGCAAATCCACGTTATCCTCTGATTGACGACCTGAAGGAATTGTATATTTTGGCTTACTTGGGCTGTAAGAAAAGTGCGGCTCCATTCCATGAAGAATCGATAGCAACACCTACGACTGAATTAGCAACAAATTAG
- a CDS encoding calcium-binding protein: protein MVILQGTTQSDYLEGTQDNDFLIGDLGDDILIGLSGDDFLEGGEGRDRIEGGDGNDLLYAGLSKLSYAPGYGADPQGENTLYGGQGNDLLFGSFGRDYLYSESEDDEILGLWGDDYLDGGYGNDKLDGGFGNDTLIGGDGNDVLYDGSYKTGYGDDVLDGGNGDDVLDGGQGNDRLFGGNGDDRLTAAGFIPSGTGGIFGLNETDILVGGQGRDTFQLGGRNAAGTLCVYYDDPYDTGAGNDNDYAMIADFKPNEDTIELVGKSTDYVLGSSSVGSSEGVAIHVVNGKSQELIAIVQGVSSLNLQDDYFKFL from the coding sequence ATGGTGATTCTTCAAGGTACTACGCAAAGCGATTATTTAGAGGGAACGCAAGACAATGATTTCCTGATTGGTGATTTAGGAGATGACATTCTTATTGGTCTATCTGGGGATGATTTTTTGGAGGGTGGAGAAGGTCGCGATCGCATAGAGGGCGGTGATGGCAACGATCTTCTCTATGCTGGGCTGAGCAAATTATCCTATGCACCGGGATATGGAGCCGATCCACAAGGTGAGAATACCTTGTATGGTGGTCAGGGTAACGATTTACTTTTTGGGTCTTTTGGAAGAGATTATTTGTATAGTGAGTCTGAAGATGACGAAATTTTAGGTCTCTGGGGTGATGACTATCTTGATGGAGGCTATGGGAATGACAAATTAGATGGCGGTTTTGGTAATGATACCCTCATTGGTGGCGATGGCAATGATGTCTTATATGATGGCAGTTATAAAACAGGCTATGGCGATGACGTTCTTGATGGTGGAAATGGTGATGACGTTCTTGATGGCGGTCAAGGGAACGATCGCCTTTTTGGTGGAAACGGTGACGATCGACTGACTGCGGCTGGTTTTATTCCTTCTGGTACTGGTGGTATCTTTGGTTTGAATGAAACAGATATCCTCGTTGGAGGACAAGGAAGAGATACGTTTCAATTGGGAGGGCGGAATGCTGCAGGAACTCTTTGTGTTTACTATGACGACCCCTATGACACAGGCGCTGGTAATGATAATGACTACGCCATGATTGCTGACTTTAAACCCAATGAAGATACTATCGAGCTTGTTGGAAAAAGTACTGACTACGTTTTGGGATCGTCTTCGGTTGGTTCTTCAGAAGGGGTAGCAATTCACGTTGTGAATGGTAAATCGCAGGAATTGATTGCGATTGTGCAGGGTGTATCAAGTTTGAATCTTCAGGACGATTACTTCAAATTTCTTTAA